The proteins below are encoded in one region of Borrelia duttonii Ly:
- the murJ gene encoding murein biosynthesis integral membrane protein MurJ, whose protein sequence is MSRDVISTVVVMIAIFFSRVMGFIKIKVFSYYFGANIEADIFNYVFNIPNNLRKIISEGAMTSAFMPEFTHEKQKSDRHAIVFFRRVITFNIIIISFIICVMVFFSKQIMYLVSSYRDSNLDLASYIFNYLILYILLISLSSIFASVLNSYKVFFIPSFSPVMLSCSIILSIYFFYSQYGIYSAVIGVIVGGILQFLIQMINCICIGLIYRPILNFNDSSFLMFLKRWSHMILSALFAIITQQVSFALASTLDIGSVSVLSNAIVYYQLPVGIFYVSIATVIFPKMSEYASLGDKERLNAIFNQGINMLIFLLVPMSFLMYVWAAPILNLLLTGGKFSVYDTQRTVGVLQYFLLGLLFSSIFGLFQKYYFAIRNSKIPLYFNLLFSIIDIIISVFGIKYYQTVNVLPIAQSVSFIICIIIFYFIGLRHDMNLELNKSIIVFIKSFISIIPLYLFYFFLKNLKWDIGFSFNNFYLLSVIGIVNIIILILCYYLLGVIRVFKFISRDIT, encoded by the coding sequence ATGAGTAGAGATGTTATTTCAACAGTTGTTGTTATGATTGCAATTTTTTTTTCTCGTGTAATGGGTTTTATTAAGATAAAAGTGTTTTCTTATTATTTTGGTGCAAATATTGAAGCAGATATTTTTAATTATGTTTTTAATATTCCCAATAATTTGAGAAAGATCATATCTGAGGGTGCTATGACTTCAGCTTTTATGCCTGAATTTACTCATGAAAAACAGAAATCTGATAGGCATGCTATTGTTTTTTTTAGGCGGGTTATCACTTTTAATATTATAATTATTAGTTTTATTATTTGTGTTATGGTTTTTTTTTCTAAGCAAATTATGTATTTAGTATCTTCTTACAGAGATAGTAATTTGGATTTAGCCAGTTATATATTTAATTATTTAATACTCTATATATTGCTAATAAGTTTGTCATCTATATTTGCATCGGTTTTAAATTCTTATAAAGTTTTTTTTATACCGTCTTTTTCTCCTGTTATGCTTTCTTGTAGCATTATATTAAGCATATATTTTTTTTATAGCCAATATGGTATATATAGTGCTGTTATTGGGGTTATTGTTGGTGGGATTTTACAGTTTCTAATTCAGATGATAAATTGTATTTGTATTGGTCTTATATATAGACCAATATTGAATTTTAATGATTCTTCATTTTTAATGTTTTTAAAGAGATGGTCGCATATGATTTTATCAGCCTTATTTGCAATTATTACTCAACAAGTTTCATTTGCTCTAGCATCAACCTTGGATATTGGAAGTGTTTCTGTTTTAAGTAATGCAATTGTTTATTATCAGCTTCCTGTGGGGATTTTTTATGTCTCGATTGCTACGGTTATTTTTCCTAAGATGTCTGAATATGCTTCTTTGGGTGATAAAGAACGTTTGAATGCAATTTTTAATCAGGGAATTAATATGTTAATTTTTCTTTTAGTTCCAATGTCTTTTTTAATGTATGTTTGGGCTGCTCCTATTTTGAATTTATTACTTACAGGTGGTAAATTTTCTGTATATGATACTCAAAGGACCGTTGGTGTGCTGCAATATTTTTTATTAGGATTATTATTTTCTTCAATTTTTGGATTATTTCAAAAATATTATTTTGCAATACGTAATTCCAAAATACCATTATATTTTAATCTTCTTTTTTCTATTATTGATATTATTATTTCAGTTTTTGGTATTAAGTATTATCAAACGGTAAATGTTTTGCCTATTGCGCAATCAGTTTCTTTTATTATATGCATTATTATTTTTTATTTTATTGGGTTGAGGCATGACATGAATCTTGAACTTAATAAAAGCATAATAGTTTTTATTAAGTCATTTATTTCTATTATTCCTTTATATTTATTTTATTTTTTTTTAAAAAATTTGAAGTGGGATATAGGATTTAGTTTTAATAATTTTTACTTATTAAGCGTTATAGGCATAGTTAACATTATTATTTTGATATTATGTTATTATTTGCTTGGTGTTATTAGGGTTTTTAAATTTATTAGTAGGGATATTACATGA